The Toxorhynchites rutilus septentrionalis strain SRP chromosome 1, ASM2978413v1, whole genome shotgun sequence genome contains the following window.
ttcCACTATGACGCTTGGTTTGAGCCGCTCGTGAAAACGGCAGTTCTGGTGACCGTATTGGATTTTCAACGTGAATGCGCAAAAGATTTCTTCTCTTGTCTGTTATCTAGAATACCTTCTGAGTGTCGCTACAAAATATATAACACGATTCTAAGTGGACAACGCTTCAACTGCTAAATAGAAACTTTAAGTTCGTACAAAAAtgatggatttctttttattatATATGGTGTATCAATCTTGAATGAATTCTCGCcaatttttcgtgaaaattaGAGTTAGAGTTTTGCTCACTGCAAGTATTTTGACAAAACTACAACACTCGATTTAACACTATAAAAAAGCGAGTTATGCTTCGATGAAATGATACACAATCGATTCCTACCTTGCATTTAGTATTTCTCTATATATGCGTTACAATTCCAAATTTAACGTGCGAAGCTCTTGTACCGTCATCTGTTCGGGCAACAGCGagaattcattcaaaatttcgCAAATCTGCAGTGAATATACAAATCTGCACATTCCATTAAGAAAaaggttttttattatttaattgAGAAAGCAGCTCTTAATTGCTAAATGTCCTACCTCAAGGCGACTCTAAATCGGATAGTTGAGCAGCACATCTTGTCGGGCCAGCTCCAGCAACATAGGATCGTCGAAGAATTTGTTAATGGACACATCCTCGGAGAGACCTTTCCTCCGTCGGGTTTTGATCATAAATTCACGCGCCAGATGGGTTGCCGGTTGGGGCTCAAGTGGGCGAATAACGATACTCTTGTCCAGCGGATCACCCGGTACAATTTGCCAGTGATGGAACACCGACAGGCAGAAAGCTTGCCCCTGGGTATGGGTTCGAAGATCGGTTTCAAATCCAAATGAATCAATCGCCGGTATAAAGGCTTTGATCGTGTACAGGGGAGATCCGGGTACTGGAGCATCCTGGGTGACATGGCCACGTCGTCTAGCGAGAACCGTGTACACAGAGGAGACACAATCTGCCGGAGCTTGTACTTCTACGAAGAGATAGGGTTCCATTAGACGAGGTGTCGCCATGAGAAAAGCGGAATAGGCAACACGTCTTGCCGTTGGGATAATTTGGCCTCCTCCCCGGTGTAACGGTTCTTGAGCAATAACTGCGTCAAGGATTTTGAATTTCACATTTCGAATGGGCTCCTCACAAAGTGGTCCTTCACGCGTACCCCACTGGAAGCCTTGTACGATCGAGTCTTTCACCGCTCCGAGCAATGCTTTGTCCACTTCAAAGGGAAGTGTATCATCTACCAGAATGTTTGGTCCGGTATTGTCCGGACCGAAAGCCCAAATCGAACGGGCTGCAAGTAAATCCCAATCATAGTTTATCTGGAAGAATTCTCCAAGTTTTTTCTTGTTCCATCCAATTGAGACTGTTTCATTCTCTATGTCCTCGGCGAGACCCTTCTCCAACGGCTCAGCAATCattgtaattttgttctttttatTTGGTGTTTCTGCGAAACATTTCAACGAACTTGTCTCGACAACGCTCTCGCAGAATGCcacaactggatcggccacttTGATGTCGATCTCGGAATACATTTTCCGCAAATCATGCATTACACAGTCCAAATAGAGCTCTCCTGTGCCTAGGATAACGTGTTCCCCAGATTCTTCTACCCTTGTCGAGAGCAGTGGATACGATTTGTTTGCTTTTCGCAATCCATCCAGCATTTTTGGCAGTTCCGATGGGTTCACTGGTTCTACAGCAATCTTAATAATGCTTTGCGTGTTAAACTTCAAAGGCCGGAAgatgaaaacatcttcattcATACTGACATCAGTGATGGTCGACGTTTTCACAATACACTGGTCAATTCCTTCAATCAGAACCCAGTTTCCCGCCGGAACccgattcaattcaattttgtatCTCGCCTCGTAAATCCAGAGTCGACCAACTTGCAAAGTACGCGAGTCCTCTTCATCCACCAACGAATAGTTCTCTCCCAGAACCCTCACTTCTTGCCCGGCATGCAGGGTTCCGCTCATGACTCTTGCCAGCACTTGGAAAAAGGTGCAATCCTCCGTCGGATACATCTTTGAGCTGTGAACCATCAGTTGGGCATTTTGGTCACAGTTCAACATATCCTGATAGATGCCACTCTCCCTCACACCGGTGTAAATGTGATCGATCTTATTCTGGGCATTGTCAAGTGGAGACTGGATGTGCTCAACGCACATATCGACAAATCCACAGAAATCACCGATAAACCGATTACATATCAACCTCAATAATGGGCGAATGTTACACTTCATCTCCTCTTTGGTCACTCGAATGTTCAACTCGGCCAAGGTGTCCGCCAGTGTTGTGTCCACATCGCCGACCACCTGCGCGAAAAGTTTATACAGGGGCTCCAAGATGAACTCGACAAAACTTCTCTGGGCTGAACTGTGCGGTGGTTTCTTGGTAAATTTCCGGCTGAAATAAATCAGAATTAATTGAACGATATGCCTCACATAAATCAAATTTATACTCACGACTTGTTGTGGAAATACATATCTCCCCATAGACGACGAGCAAACTCGCTTGGACTAACACCGTCGTATGTATCCGCGTACAGTTTGGCAAACGATTTCAACGTAAAACAGAATCCATACAATGAACTGGCGAAGCAAACGTTACCCAAGATCGGTGACACCTGTTTTGTATTTGCATCTCCGTACAGCGTAAGAAGTCCGTTGATTTCCTCCACTATGTGCTTGATCTTGAAATAGGCATCTTGCGGGGGCAATTTGAGCTCCAGCATCAAACGATCGATCTTGTTGATGCACACTGTGATCGGCAACTTCTCCTGGATCGCGTGCTTCAGCAGTCGTTCAGTGTTCAGCGAAACACCCTCGGCAGCATCTACGAAAAGAACAACTCCGTCGCAGAGCCGCATCGCAGCCGTCACTTCGTCCGAAAAATTCACATGCCCAGGCGTATCGAAAACATTGATTAGGAAGCTTTTGCTCTTGACATCCGGCAGGACCAACGTAATGGGCGTTGCTTTAATGCTGACGCCTCTTTCTTGTTCGGTGAACAACGTATCCGTGTAGCGTAGATTCCTCTCTTCCATGTCTTGGAACTGTGGATGTGTCTGACGTACCAAACAGTCCACAAAGGTAGTTTTTCCATGGTGCAAATGTCCAACAAGAGCTACGTTTCGTATCAATGTGGGAGTGTCCATTAAATCGGCCAAAAACTCCATATTATATGTTGTTTCCGGTAGTTCCTGTTCCTTGATCTGAAATTTCATTTTCTTCACCGGTTCGATGAGTGGCTTATCCAGTGGTTGGGCATCCTCTTCCTGGACAATAGTTTCCACTTCTTCTCCGTACACCTCCAGGGCCGACGGATAGTATCGTTTATCCTCGTGCAACACAACTGCTCGAGAACTCGCCGGATCTTCACTCTGCTCGGCTTCTTCTTCCATGCCGTCCTCCATGTCAAGGTCATCCTGCTGATCCGGTTGACCGTATAAACTCTGGTCATCATCTTCGTCGCTCTCTAGATCTGGTCCAATGTAGTTTCCAAATTCATCGTACAAATCTGAATCCATTGCGATGGCTGGTGTGAAAGATCAATATTAATACAAACGATCGTTTAAATAAAACTGTAAATAGCATACCCTCCTCTTTTTTGCTAAGAAATAAACTTTTGCTGTGATAATCACTTAcgaaaagattataaattcgtCCAGATTCACAAAATGTTTCCCGGTGATTTCGAACAAATCCGTATCAGGTTTTCAAACGTTTTAAAACAAACATTAACCTAACCTCCACTGTGTTGTTTTGACAGTCGAGTCGagtggttttttttcaataacataACATTGTTGCCAAATATGTACAATTTTCTTTAAGGCCAGGTTTcgatcaaggcgcgtagaagtatatcctaaggtgggccaacttgctaaaaccactcttcagccatcttggaagtctactgtgttttgtttgtaaacaaaacacaatacgctagtgccgaagctcgttcctgatcagtctgtctctttcacgcttcaagcaaataattccccttctgctttcttccgtactgttatcatataccgctcccctaaccaacttagtgacgaaacggcttcacctagtaccatagacccgtcatGGTTTCGATTATAGATCAGTAGGTCTGTGCtaaaagccgggttcagacggtgcgagtaagcatacgagtcggtctagtcagttactgcagtgcagctactcacaccgtgtgaacacatcatgccagttagtgtcatgagtaatccggcgtgcgagctacttcaaagttttttgattttactcgcactcgcatccctaaaaacgtcaaaaacagcatttagcgctcgaatcggGGATGCCAaacgtaaagaaatgtctccattttgaagatatttcaaaatattaacaAACTCGAAAATTcttggaaaacaaataaaacccacaTAGTTTCTAAataaaatcgttgttattttgttttatactctttctttttgagatagttttcttgaaaacaaaaacataagccATCCATGAGTGAAGACATCAGATGATAATTCCATATGCCGTGCAAGGATATTTGAGAAAGATACCTGGCATCCCTAATCAAAGATAGAATATCTATATTAAATGGCGGCATCCGTGTTTGTGAGGCAaatttctctatcagattagtatacttgaaggcagttttaaaccgttaaaatttgaatgaaaatttcatacatacattattt
Protein-coding sequences here:
- the LOC129763427 gene encoding 116 kDa U5 small nuclear ribonucleoprotein component; the encoded protein is MDSDLYDEFGNYIGPDLESDEDDDQSLYGQPDQQDDLDMEDGMEEEAEQSEDPASSRAVVLHEDKRYYPSALEVYGEEVETIVQEEDAQPLDKPLIEPVKKMKFQIKEQELPETTYNMEFLADLMDTPTLIRNVALVGHLHHGKTTFVDCLVRQTHPQFQDMEERNLRYTDTLFTEQERGVSIKATPITLVLPDVKSKSFLINVFDTPGHVNFSDEVTAAMRLCDGVVLFVDAAEGVSLNTERLLKHAIQEKLPITVCINKIDRLMLELKLPPQDAYFKIKHIVEEINGLLTLYGDANTKQVSPILGNVCFASSLYGFCFTLKSFAKLYADTYDGVSPSEFARRLWGDMYFHNKSRKFTKKPPHSSAQRSFVEFILEPLYKLFAQVVGDVDTTLADTLAELNIRVTKEEMKCNIRPLLRLICNRFIGDFCGFVDMCVEHIQSPLDNAQNKIDHIYTGVRESGIYQDMLNCDQNAQLMVHSSKMYPTEDCTFFQVLARVMSGTLHAGQEVRVLGENYSLVDEEDSRTLQVGRLWIYEARYKIELNRVPAGNWVLIEGIDQCIVKTSTITDVSMNEDVFIFRPLKFNTQSIIKIAVEPVNPSELPKMLDGLRKANKSYPLLSTRVEESGEHVILGTGELYLDCVMHDLRKMYSEIDIKVADPVVAFCESVVETSSLKCFAETPNKKNKITMIAEPLEKGLAEDIENETVSIGWNKKKLGEFFQINYDWDLLAARSIWAFGPDNTGPNILVDDTLPFEVDKALLGAVKDSIVQGFQWGTREGPLCEEPIRNVKFKILDAVIAQEPLHRGGGQIIPTARRVAYSAFLMATPRLMEPYLFVEVQAPADCVSSVYTVLARRRGHVTQDAPVPGSPLYTIKAFIPAIDSFGFETDLRTHTQGQAFCLSVFHHWQIVPGDPLDKSIVIRPLEPQPATHLAREFMIKTRRRKGLSEDVSINKFFDDPMLLELARQDVLLNYPI